A region of Myxococcus stipitatus DSM 14675 DNA encodes the following proteins:
- the cysK gene encoding cysteine synthase A, with translation MPNNIYPDVTQLIGRTPIIRLSRIGGAEEATLLAKVEFFNPGGSVKDRIGLAMIEDAENHGRLRPGMTIVEPTSGNTGVALAMVAAVKGYRIVLTMPESMSVERRRILEAYGAELLLTPASKGMTGAVEAAEELVKSLGDKGYMPQQFRNPSNPEIHRRTTAKEILGDLDVTKLDAFVAGIGTGGTITGAGGVLKKANPSLQVVAVEPLRSPLLTQGKAGPHRIQGLGANFVPEVLDRGVYDEVIDVADVDAYLAARDLARKEGLLVGVSSGAALHAARQVARRLGPGKTVLTVLPDTGERYWSSFAAFAEELANTPQGVGG, from the coding sequence ATGCCCAACAACATCTATCCCGACGTGACGCAGCTCATCGGCCGCACCCCCATCATCCGGCTGTCGCGCATCGGCGGTGCCGAAGAGGCGACCCTGCTGGCGAAGGTCGAGTTCTTCAACCCGGGCGGCAGCGTGAAGGACCGCATCGGCCTGGCCATGATCGAGGACGCGGAGAACCACGGCCGCCTGCGTCCGGGCATGACCATCGTCGAGCCCACCAGCGGCAACACCGGCGTCGCGCTGGCCATGGTGGCCGCGGTGAAGGGCTACCGCATCGTCCTCACCATGCCGGAGAGCATGAGCGTGGAGCGCCGCCGCATCCTCGAGGCCTATGGCGCGGAGCTGCTGCTCACGCCCGCCTCGAAGGGCATGACGGGCGCCGTCGAGGCCGCCGAGGAGCTGGTCAAGTCGCTGGGCGACAAGGGCTACATGCCGCAGCAGTTTCGCAACCCGTCCAACCCGGAGATCCACCGCCGCACGACGGCGAAGGAGATTCTGGGAGACCTGGACGTGACGAAGCTGGATGCGTTCGTCGCGGGTATCGGCACCGGCGGCACCATCACCGGCGCGGGGGGCGTGCTCAAGAAGGCGAACCCGTCGCTCCAGGTCGTCGCGGTGGAGCCGCTGCGCTCGCCGCTGCTCACGCAGGGCAAGGCCGGCCCGCACCGCATCCAGGGCCTGGGCGCCAACTTCGTCCCGGAGGTGCTGGACCGCGGCGTGTACGACGAGGTCATCGACGTGGCGGATGTGGACGCGTACCTGGCGGCCCGGGACCTGGCGCGCAAGGAGGGGCTGCTCGTCGGTGTCTCCAGCGGCGCGGCGCTGCATGCGGCCCGGCAGGTGGCACGTCGCCTGGGTCCCGGCAAGACGGTGCTCACCGTGCTGCCGGATACGGGTGAGCGTTATTGGAGCTCCTTCGCGGCGTTCGCCGAGGAGCTCGCGAACACGCCGCAGGGAGTCGGTGGATGA
- a CDS encoding methionine ABC transporter ATP-binding protein, producing MIELRGISKVYKQGGREVPALQDVSLRVEPGEVFGVLGQSGAGKSTLIRCVNLLERPTEGRVRVNGQELLGLSPEALRKARQGIGMIFQHFNLFSSQTVAQNVAYPLEVAGLPREQIRTRVAELLALVGLSDKAEVYPARLSGGQKQRVGIARALAPRPRILLSDEATSSLDPETTRSVLALLKDLNRQLGLTVLLITHQMEVVKALCDSAAVLEQGRLVEQGKVLDLLSRPGTRLHELCYPPFSTGEGPVLRGGYRVALTLSGEHSTRPILSTLARRFDVDAHLLEGSLERVGEARVGRLLFELTGAPEAVRQALVFLREQGLTTEEAARAA from the coding sequence ATGATTGAGCTGCGCGGTATCAGCAAGGTCTACAAGCAGGGCGGGCGTGAGGTGCCGGCGCTCCAGGACGTGTCGCTGCGGGTGGAGCCGGGCGAGGTGTTCGGCGTGCTGGGCCAGAGTGGCGCCGGCAAGTCCACGCTCATCCGCTGCGTCAACCTGCTGGAGCGCCCCACCGAGGGTCGGGTGCGAGTGAACGGGCAGGAGCTGCTGGGCTTGAGTCCCGAGGCGCTGCGCAAGGCGCGGCAGGGCATCGGGATGATCTTCCAGCACTTCAACCTCTTCTCCTCGCAGACGGTGGCGCAGAACGTCGCCTACCCGCTGGAGGTGGCGGGCCTTCCTCGCGAGCAGATTCGCACGCGTGTCGCGGAGCTGCTCGCGTTGGTGGGCTTGAGCGACAAGGCGGAGGTCTACCCGGCGCGGCTGTCGGGTGGGCAGAAGCAGCGCGTGGGCATCGCTCGCGCGCTGGCGCCTCGGCCTCGCATCCTGCTGTCGGACGAGGCGACGTCGTCGCTGGACCCGGAGACGACCCGCTCCGTGCTGGCGCTGCTCAAGGACCTCAACCGGCAGCTGGGGCTCACCGTCCTGCTCATCACCCACCAGATGGAGGTGGTGAAGGCCCTCTGCGACTCCGCCGCCGTGCTGGAGCAGGGCCGACTGGTGGAACAGGGCAAGGTGCTGGACCTCCTGTCCCGACCGGGAACCCGGCTGCATGAGCTGTGCTACCCGCCGTTCTCCACCGGCGAGGGGCCTGTCCTCCGCGGTGGATATCGCGTGGCGCTGACCTTGTCGGGTGAGCACTCCACGCGCCCCATCCTCTCGACGCTGGCGCGCCGCTTCGACGTGGATGCACATCTGCTGGAGGGCTCGCTGGAGCGCGTGGGTGAGGCGCGCGTGGGACGACTGCTGTTCGAGCTCACGGGGGCACCGGAGGCGGTGCGCCAGGCGCTGGTGTTCCTGCGCGAGCAGGGCTTGACGACCGAGGAGGCTGCTCGTGCCGCCTGA
- the thrA gene encoding bifunctional aspartate kinase/homoserine dehydrogenase I, producing the protein MSSNSFRVMKFGGSSVGSPRRLRQVIELIGKHARTGPLAVVVSAQGDTTDWLLEAAELATKGDLEGSLTVVARIAHLAKTNAAALHPAQATTLAVRVDQLLAPLQQLLQGISLTRECSPASKDKVLAFGELVSATLLAELLNAAGTESCFRDARLLLVTDDTFGTARVDVARTRTQLQASAAGWGTSVPIIPGFIASTVDGRTTTLGRNGSDYTAALVAQGLGATEVTVWTDVLGLHTADPDLVSDAYPVPHLTHAEGLELAAVGVRMLHPRTMIPLIESGISLRIRNTMHPDHPGTLIDAIGSRDDNRPTCIATREDLALLGIEVRKLSDQFQLGERVLSALRAARVTVWMTAQSANGQSIALVVPLPDVQRARTALETELAQELSRREVEPLGVRQPVTLLTLVAEAMGHGVNVAGRFFSALGAVGVNVRASAQGASSRSISCVVDAADTSIAVRTTHAAFNLAHQQVNLFLLGKGTVGGQLLTQLRAQQEQLRERHGIALRVVGIADSRHTLFDVSGLALEGLEEQLARVVRGEPGTRALPPLLDELRRLPVPILVDCTADGGVASLYTEAFRRGIHVVAANKKPLALPWNEREALIAEARRHHVGYHYETTVASSLPVIDTLANLVRTGDTVRLITASLSGSVGFICNELLAGVPLSTAVRSARDKGFTEPDPREDLSGADVARKALILARELGLSLSLSDVALEPFVPALEDSNESPDSFLRSLRSLDAEYAQKVERCRQSGTVLRYLARIDPTRLGTDSPVIRVGIAAVEPGQPGADLRGTESFVSFTTTRHSEFPLTVRGAGAGGAVTASGVLADILRISQTLRGR; encoded by the coding sequence ATGAGCAGCAATTCCTTTCGAGTGATGAAGTTTGGTGGCTCCTCCGTCGGCTCGCCCCGACGCCTGCGCCAGGTCATCGAGCTGATTGGCAAACATGCCCGCACCGGCCCGCTCGCGGTGGTGGTCTCCGCGCAAGGAGACACCACCGACTGGCTCCTGGAAGCCGCCGAGCTCGCCACGAAGGGAGACCTGGAGGGCTCGCTCACCGTGGTCGCACGCATCGCCCACCTCGCGAAGACGAACGCCGCCGCCCTCCACCCCGCGCAGGCCACCACGCTCGCCGTCCGCGTGGACCAACTCCTCGCCCCGCTTCAGCAACTTCTCCAGGGCATCTCCCTCACCCGCGAGTGTTCCCCCGCCTCCAAGGACAAGGTCCTCGCCTTCGGAGAGCTGGTCTCCGCCACGCTCCTCGCCGAGCTGCTCAACGCCGCGGGCACCGAGTCCTGCTTCCGCGACGCGCGCCTGCTGCTCGTCACGGATGACACCTTCGGCACCGCCCGCGTGGACGTGGCCCGCACACGCACCCAGCTCCAGGCGAGCGCCGCCGGCTGGGGCACCTCCGTGCCCATCATCCCCGGCTTCATCGCCTCCACCGTGGACGGCCGCACCACCACGCTGGGCCGCAACGGCTCCGACTACACCGCCGCGCTCGTCGCCCAGGGCCTGGGTGCAACCGAAGTCACCGTGTGGACCGACGTGCTCGGCCTGCACACCGCCGACCCGGACCTGGTGAGCGACGCGTACCCCGTCCCCCACCTCACCCACGCCGAGGGCCTGGAGCTGGCCGCCGTGGGCGTCCGCATGCTGCACCCGCGCACGATGATTCCGCTCATCGAGTCCGGCATCTCCCTGCGCATCCGCAACACCATGCACCCGGACCACCCGGGCACGCTCATCGACGCCATCGGCTCGCGCGACGACAACCGTCCCACCTGTATCGCCACGCGCGAGGACCTGGCCCTGCTCGGCATCGAGGTCCGCAAGCTCTCCGACCAGTTCCAGCTGGGCGAGCGAGTCCTGTCCGCGCTGCGCGCCGCCCGCGTCACCGTGTGGATGACGGCCCAGTCCGCCAACGGGCAGTCCATCGCCCTCGTCGTTCCCCTGCCGGATGTGCAGCGCGCTCGGACCGCGCTGGAGACGGAGCTGGCGCAGGAGCTCTCCCGCCGCGAGGTGGAGCCGCTCGGAGTCCGCCAGCCCGTCACGCTGCTCACGCTCGTCGCCGAGGCCATGGGTCACGGCGTCAACGTGGCCGGCCGCTTCTTCAGCGCGCTGGGCGCGGTGGGCGTCAACGTGCGAGCCAGCGCCCAGGGCGCCAGCTCCCGCTCCATCTCCTGCGTCGTGGACGCGGCGGACACCTCCATCGCGGTGCGCACCACCCACGCCGCCTTCAACCTGGCGCACCAGCAGGTGAACCTCTTCCTCCTGGGCAAGGGCACCGTGGGCGGCCAGCTCCTGACGCAGCTGCGCGCCCAGCAGGAGCAGCTGCGCGAGCGCCACGGCATCGCGCTGCGCGTGGTGGGCATCGCCGACAGCCGGCACACCCTCTTCGATGTCTCCGGGCTCGCGCTGGAGGGACTGGAAGAGCAGCTCGCTCGCGTCGTCCGCGGTGAGCCCGGCACCCGGGCGCTGCCTCCGCTGCTGGACGAGCTGCGCCGGCTCCCCGTGCCCATCCTCGTCGACTGCACCGCCGATGGCGGCGTGGCCTCGCTGTACACGGAGGCGTTCCGCCGAGGCATCCACGTCGTCGCCGCCAACAAGAAGCCCCTGGCGCTGCCGTGGAACGAGCGCGAGGCGCTCATCGCCGAGGCCCGCCGTCACCACGTGGGCTACCACTACGAGACGACGGTGGCCTCCAGCCTCCCGGTCATCGACACGCTCGCCAACCTGGTGCGCACCGGCGACACCGTGCGCCTCATCACCGCGTCGCTCTCCGGCAGCGTGGGCTTCATCTGCAACGAGCTCCTGGCGGGCGTGCCGCTGTCCACCGCCGTGCGATCCGCGCGGGACAAGGGCTTCACCGAGCCCGACCCTCGCGAGGACCTGTCCGGCGCGGACGTCGCGCGCAAGGCGCTCATCCTCGCGCGGGAGCTGGGCCTGTCGCTGTCGCTCTCCGACGTCGCACTGGAGCCCTTCGTCCCCGCGCTGGAGGACTCCAACGAGTCCCCCGACTCGTTCCTGCGCAGCCTGCGCTCGCTGGATGCCGAGTACGCGCAGAAGGTGGAGCGCTGCCGCCAGTCCGGCACGGTGCTGCGCTACCTGGCGCGCATCGACCCGACGCGACTGGGAACGGACTCCCCCGTCATCCGCGTGGGAATCGCCGCCGTGGAGCCGGGCCAGCCCGGCGCGGACCTGCGCGGCACCGAGTCCTTCGTCTCGTTCACCACCACGCGGCACAGCGAGTTCCCCCTCACCGTCCGAGGCGCGGGCGCGGGGGGCGCCGTCACCGCGTCCGGCGTGTTGGCCGACATCCTTCGAATCTCCCAGACGCTGCGGGGCCGCTGA
- a CDS encoding aminotransferase class I/II-fold pyridoxal phosphate-dependent enzyme, translating into MKIATALVHAGTRRDPSTGAIAVPVYHSATYQHPALGQSTGYDYSRTKNPTRAALEDALAQLEGGSKGLAFASGMAALHCALQLFGPEDHIILTEDLYGGTYRLVDRLLHVPYTFVDTTKPDAVKAALRPNTKALLVETPTNPLMKTADLPALADIAKKAGVLLIVDNTFYTPYLQRPLELGADLVVHSATKYLAGHNDVVAGALVARDAALGDKLLFAQNGIGAILGPQDAYLVIRGLKTLALRMERHQSNARAVAAFLSGHPQVERVYYPGTGGMLSFSVTEAALVPQVLAGVRLCLFAESLGGVETLITFPATQTHADIPVARREQLGITDRLLRLSVGIEDSDDIISDLAQALDGRSRPVELRDPAAAHRP; encoded by the coding sequence ATGAAAATCGCCACCGCCCTCGTCCACGCCGGAACCCGCAGAGACCCGAGCACCGGCGCCATCGCCGTCCCCGTCTACCACTCCGCCACCTACCAGCACCCCGCGCTGGGCCAGTCCACCGGCTACGACTACTCGCGCACGAAGAACCCCACCCGCGCGGCGCTCGAGGACGCGCTCGCGCAACTGGAGGGCGGCAGCAAGGGCCTGGCCTTCGCGTCCGGCATGGCCGCGCTGCACTGCGCCCTCCAGCTCTTCGGCCCCGAGGACCACATCATCCTCACCGAGGACCTCTACGGCGGCACCTACCGGCTGGTGGACCGGCTGCTCCACGTCCCCTACACCTTCGTGGACACCACGAAGCCGGACGCGGTGAAGGCCGCGCTGCGCCCCAACACCAAGGCGCTGCTGGTGGAGACACCCACCAACCCGCTGATGAAGACGGCGGACCTGCCCGCGCTCGCGGACATCGCGAAGAAGGCGGGCGTGCTGCTCATCGTCGACAACACGTTCTACACGCCCTACCTCCAGCGCCCGCTGGAGCTCGGCGCGGACCTGGTCGTCCACAGCGCGACCAAGTACCTGGCCGGACACAACGACGTCGTCGCGGGCGCGCTCGTCGCACGGGACGCGGCGCTGGGCGACAAGCTGCTCTTCGCGCAGAACGGCATCGGCGCCATCCTGGGTCCCCAGGACGCGTACCTGGTGATTCGCGGCCTCAAGACGCTGGCGCTGCGCATGGAGCGTCACCAGTCCAACGCGCGCGCGGTGGCCGCGTTCCTGTCCGGCCACCCCCAGGTGGAGCGCGTCTACTACCCGGGCACGGGCGGCATGCTCTCCTTCAGCGTCACGGAAGCGGCCCTGGTGCCCCAGGTGCTCGCCGGCGTGCGCCTGTGTCTCTTCGCCGAGTCGCTGGGCGGCGTCGAGACCCTCATCACCTTCCCCGCCACGCAGACCCACGCGGACATCCCCGTCGCGCGCCGGGAACAGCTTGGCATCACTGACCGACTGCTTCGCCTCTCCGTGGGTATCGAGGACTCCGATGACATCATCTCCGATCTGGCCCAAGCGCTCGACGGGCGCTCCCGCCCTGTCGAACTTCGCGACCCGGCTGCTGCACACCGGCCATGA
- a CDS encoding trans-sulfuration enzyme family protein, which yields MTSSPIWPKRSTGAPALSNFATRLLHTGHEVDPVTGAAAVPIYQVSMFDQPGLDQPGEFDYARSGNPTRKSLEGVLAKLDEGAGAFAFGSGMAALSTVLMLFSAGDHLVVTDDCYGGTYRVLTKVFSRFGLKATFVDTSDPDAVKAAFRPNTKGLLVETVSNPFLRRTDVTAMSILARTYGALLIVDNTFLSPYLSRPLTEGADIVIHSATKYLGGHSDVVAGAVVVRTPELAKEVYFLQNAVGAVLGPQDCFLLQRGIKTLQVRMERQVRTAGALVRWLGTRPEIREVFYPGTGAVVSFRLAHDAMAATFVESLRLPLLGVSLGAVESIITVPARHSHASVPAAERERRGITDSLIRFSVGLEDVEDLQADLANALGRSFREAA from the coding sequence ATGACATCATCTCCGATCTGGCCCAAGCGCTCGACGGGCGCTCCCGCCCTGTCGAACTTCGCGACCCGGCTGCTGCACACCGGCCATGAAGTCGACCCGGTGACGGGCGCCGCGGCGGTGCCCATCTACCAGGTGTCCATGTTCGACCAGCCGGGCCTCGACCAGCCCGGTGAGTTCGACTACGCGCGCTCGGGGAACCCCACGCGCAAGTCGCTCGAGGGCGTGCTCGCCAAGCTGGACGAAGGCGCGGGCGCGTTCGCGTTCGGCTCCGGCATGGCCGCGCTGTCCACCGTGCTGATGCTGTTCAGCGCGGGCGACCACCTGGTCGTCACCGACGACTGCTACGGCGGCACCTACCGCGTGCTCACGAAGGTGTTCAGCCGCTTCGGCCTGAAGGCCACCTTCGTCGACACCAGCGACCCGGACGCGGTGAAGGCCGCGTTCCGCCCCAACACCAAGGGGCTGCTCGTGGAGACGGTGAGCAACCCGTTCCTGCGGCGCACCGACGTCACCGCGATGTCCATCCTCGCGCGGACGTACGGCGCGCTGCTCATCGTCGACAACACGTTCCTGTCGCCCTACCTCTCGCGTCCGCTCACCGAAGGCGCCGACATCGTCATCCACTCCGCCACCAAGTACCTGGGGGGACACAGCGACGTCGTCGCCGGGGCGGTGGTGGTGCGCACGCCGGAGCTCGCCAAGGAGGTCTACTTCCTCCAGAACGCGGTGGGCGCGGTGCTGGGGCCACAGGACTGCTTCCTGCTCCAGCGGGGCATCAAGACGCTCCAGGTCCGCATGGAGCGGCAGGTGCGCACGGCGGGAGCCCTTGTCCGGTGGCTTGGGACCAGGCCGGAGATTCGAGAGGTCTTCTACCCGGGCACCGGGGCGGTGGTGTCCTTCCGCCTGGCCCATGACGCCATGGCGGCGACGTTCGTGGAGTCGCTGCGGCTGCCCTTGCTCGGCGTGTCGCTGGGCGCGGTGGAGAGCATCATCACGGTGCCGGCGAGGCACTCGCATGCCTCCGTGCCCGCCGCCGAGCGCGAGCGCCGGGGAATCACCGACAGCCTGATTCGCTTCTCCGTGGGGTTGGAGGATGTGGAGGACCTCCAGGCGGACCTGGCGAATGCCCTCGGGCGCTCCTTCCGCGAGGCCGCATGA